From Oreochromis aureus strain Israel breed Guangdong linkage group 4, ZZ_aureus, whole genome shotgun sequence, a single genomic window includes:
- the natd1 gene encoding protein NATD1 translates to MAQAAQANAFDANNSPIRVEHDKKRRQFVIRLNGSHDRAVLLYEYVGKKTVDLQHTEVPDAYRGRGIAKHLAKAAMDFVVEEDLKAHLTCWYIQKYVKENPQPQYFEHIYQ, encoded by the exons ATGGCACAGGCGGCACAGGCTAATGCCTTTGATGCAAACAACTCTCCAATCCGGGTGGAACACGATAAGAAGCGTCGGCAGTTTGTCATAAGGCTGAATG GATCCCATGATCGTGCGGTCCTTCTGTACGAGTATGTTGGAAAAAAGACGGTGGACCTGCAGCACACCGAAGTTCCAGATGCTTATAGAGGGAGAGGAATCGCCAAACACCTTGCCAAA GCAGCCATGGATTTTGTGGTGGAAGAGGACCTGAAAGCTCACCTGACCTGCTGGTACATTCAGAAATACGTGAAAGAGAATCCTCAGCCTCAATACTTTGAACATATTTACCAATGA
- the tmem11 gene encoding transmembrane protein 11, mitochondrial isoform X1, whose protein sequence is MASLGRRRGVPVSRERGVMAASDCYIVHEIYNGENAQDQFEYELEQALEAQYKYIVIEPTRIGDETARWITVGNCLHKTAVLSGAACLLTPLSLPVEYTRYVALPAGALSVACAALYGISWQFDPCCKYQVEYDSQKLSRLPLHTLTSSTPVVLVRRDDIHRKRLHNTIALAALAYCAKKIYELYVV, encoded by the exons ATGGCGTCGCTGGGAAGGAGGCGCGGTGTCCCAGTAAGCAGGGAGAG GGGTGTGATGGCGGCGTCAGACTGCTACATCGTGCACGAGATCTACAATGGGGAGAATGCACAGGACCAGTTTGAGTATGAGCTGGAGCAGGCGCTGGAGGCCCAGTATAAATACATTGTTATCGAGCCCACGCGGATCGGAGATGAGACGGCCCGTTGGATTACTGTTGGCAACTGCCTGCACAAGACAGCCGTGTTGTCGGGTGCTGCTTGCCTCCTGACGCCACTTTCGCTGCCTGTCGAGTACACGCGCTATGTGGCGTTGCCCGCTGGCGCCCTCAGCGTGGCCTGTGCCGCCCTCTATGGGATTTCGTGGCAGTTTGACCCCTGCTGCAAGTACCAGGTGGAATACGACAGCCAAAAACTCTCGCGGCTGCCCCTGCATACACTGACCTCCTCGACGCCCGTGGTATTGGTACGCAGGGATGACATCCACAGAAAGAGACTCCATAATACGATAGCACTGGCTGCCCTGGCGTATTGCGCCAAGAAGATCTACGAACTCTATGTGGTATGA
- the tmem11 gene encoding transmembrane protein 11, mitochondrial isoform X2 — MAASDCYIVHEIYNGENAQDQFEYELEQALEAQYKYIVIEPTRIGDETARWITVGNCLHKTAVLSGAACLLTPLSLPVEYTRYVALPAGALSVACAALYGISWQFDPCCKYQVEYDSQKLSRLPLHTLTSSTPVVLVRRDDIHRKRLHNTIALAALAYCAKKIYELYVV, encoded by the coding sequence ATGGCGGCGTCAGACTGCTACATCGTGCACGAGATCTACAATGGGGAGAATGCACAGGACCAGTTTGAGTATGAGCTGGAGCAGGCGCTGGAGGCCCAGTATAAATACATTGTTATCGAGCCCACGCGGATCGGAGATGAGACGGCCCGTTGGATTACTGTTGGCAACTGCCTGCACAAGACAGCCGTGTTGTCGGGTGCTGCTTGCCTCCTGACGCCACTTTCGCTGCCTGTCGAGTACACGCGCTATGTGGCGTTGCCCGCTGGCGCCCTCAGCGTGGCCTGTGCCGCCCTCTATGGGATTTCGTGGCAGTTTGACCCCTGCTGCAAGTACCAGGTGGAATACGACAGCCAAAAACTCTCGCGGCTGCCCCTGCATACACTGACCTCCTCGACGCCCGTGGTATTGGTACGCAGGGATGACATCCACAGAAAGAGACTCCATAATACGATAGCACTGGCTGCCCTGGCGTATTGCGCCAAGAAGATCTACGAACTCTATGTGGTATGA
- the dhrs7b gene encoding dehydrogenase/reductase SDR family member 7B, which translates to MERVMGGGMLPVVLTSLGVVLLYRILVRLRKGASVQGAVVVITGASSGLGKECARVFHAAGARLVLCGRDAARLQQVVQELTASSTQKQTHTPCTVVFDLAKTDTVERAAEEILKCYGQVDILINNAGISYRGNILETHISVQRDVMETNYFGPVALTQALLPSMVRQCSGHIVVISSVQGKIAIPYRSAYAASKHATQAYFDCLRAEIERYGIPVTVISPGYIRTNLSVNAVTGDGSKYGVLDRTTATGWDPRDVAGEVLKAVRQRSKDVVLAGPLPTAAVYLRTLWPALFFKLMSSRARKEQKPKDE; encoded by the exons ATGGAGCGTGTGATGGGAGGAGGAATGCTACCGGTGGTTTTAACAAGTTTGGGAGTCGTATTGCTGTACCGGATACTTGTACGTCTCAGAAAAGGAGCTTCAGTCCAAGGTGCTGTGGTGGTCATAACTGGGGCCAGCTCTGGACTCGGGAAAG AGTGTGCCCGGGTCTTCCACGCTGCAGGTGCACGGCTTGTGCTGTGTGGACGTGACGCAGCTCGCCTGCAGCAGGTGGTCCAAGAGCTAACAGCGAGTTCAACACAGAAGCag ACACACACTCCCTGTACTGTTGTCTTCGACCTGGCTAAAACGGACACGGTGGAGAGAGCTGCAGAAGAGATTCTGAAATGTTACGGACAAGTGGACATCCTCATTAATAATGCTGGAATCAGTTACCGTGGCAATATACTAGAGACTCACATTTCAGTTCAGCGGGATGTTATGGAGACAAATTACTTTGGACCCGTTGCTCTTACACAAG CTCTCCTGCCTTCCATGGTTCGCCAATGCAGCGGCCATATCGTAGTGATTAGCAGCGTCCAGGGGAAGATAGCCATTCCTTACCGATCAGCCT ATGCCGCCTCAAAGCACGCCACCCAGGCCTACTTCGACTGCTTGCGCGCAGAGATCGAGCGCTACGGGATCCCAGTGACTGTGATCAGCCCCGGGTACATCCGAACCAACCTGTCGGTCAACGCCGTCACAGGAGATGGATCCAAGTATGGAG TATTGGACAGAACTACAGCTACGGGCTGGGACCCCAGGGACGTGGCGGGGGAAGTCCTAAAGGCTGTTCGTCAGCGAAGTAAAGATGTGGTTTTGGCCGGCCCTCTGCCCACCGCTGCAGTCTACCTCCGCACACTCTGGCCTGCGCTTTTCTTCAAGCTCATGTCCTCGCGCGCTCGCAAGGAGCAGAAACCTAAGGACGAGTGA